The Porphyrobacter sp. HT-58-2 genome has a window encoding:
- a CDS encoding REDY-like protein HapK → MPNLVLTYTLRPGVAKDDFEAWVRDTDYPAMRGLKRVGSFVTYRAEQRLIGEGPPPFDYVELFAIEDMAGFTAEDMPGDTVQRIMGEFFGFVENPAFTIVAEVK, encoded by the coding sequence ATGCCCAATCTCGTCCTGACCTACACCCTGCGGCCCGGCGTTGCGAAAGACGATTTCGAAGCCTGGGTGCGCGACACCGATTACCCCGCCATGCGCGGGCTGAAGCGGGTCGGCTCCTTCGTCACCTATCGCGCCGAACAGCGGCTGATCGGCGAAGGCCCACCGCCTTTCGACTATGTCGAATTGTTCGCGATCGAGGACATGGCAGGCTTCACCGCCGAGGATATGCCAGGCGACACGGTGCAGCGCATCATGGGCGAATTCTTCGGCTTCGTCGAAAACCCTGCCTTCACCATCGTTGCCGAGGTGAAGTAG
- the mtnP gene encoding S-methyl-5'-thioadenosine phosphorylase, whose translation MASEWCIGIIGGSGLYAMDGIEDAQWIAIETPWGDPSDEILCGRIGEVKVRFLPRHGRGHPISPTELNSRANIDALKRAGCTDILAVSAVGSLREELEPGRFAVVEQFIDRTFARPSTFYTSGFVTHVSMADPVCPRLSDMAAHAIAAAKGKVAVGATYLAMEGPQFSTRAESRMYRAWGADVIGMTAMPEAKLAREAELPYALVGMVTDYDCWREGEAVDVAQVVGQMQANGALARAMIRNFIEALPEIREPSPIDTALDDAVITAPDEHDPAVMAKLDAVAGRLFG comes from the coding sequence ATGGCGAGCGAATGGTGCATCGGGATCATCGGCGGATCGGGCCTCTATGCCATGGACGGCATCGAGGACGCGCAGTGGATCGCGATCGAAACGCCCTGGGGCGATCCCTCTGACGAGATCCTGTGCGGCCGGATCGGCGAGGTGAAGGTGCGCTTTCTGCCGCGCCACGGCCGTGGCCACCCGATCAGCCCGACCGAACTGAATTCGCGCGCCAATATTGATGCGCTGAAGCGCGCAGGCTGCACAGACATTCTCGCCGTCAGTGCAGTGGGTTCCTTGCGCGAGGAACTGGAGCCGGGGCGTTTTGCCGTGGTCGAACAGTTCATCGACCGCACCTTCGCCCGGCCCAGCACTTTCTACACCAGTGGCTTTGTCACCCATGTCTCGATGGCCGATCCGGTCTGCCCGCGCCTGTCGGACATGGCCGCCCACGCCATCGCTGCCGCCAAGGGCAAGGTCGCAGTCGGCGCGACCTATCTGGCGATGGAAGGCCCGCAATTTTCCACCCGCGCGGAAAGCCGGATGTACCGTGCATGGGGCGCGGATGTGATCGGGATGACGGCCATGCCCGAAGCCAAGCTCGCCCGCGAAGCCGAGTTGCCATACGCCCTTGTGGGGATGGTGACCGACTATGATTGCTGGCGTGAGGGCGAGGCGGTTGATGTCGCGCAGGTGGTCGGCCAGATGCAGGCCAACGGCGCGCTCGCCCGGGCGATGATCCGCAACTTCATCGAGGCCCTGCCCGAGATCCGCGAGCCTTCGCCCATCGACACGGCGCTTGATGATGCGGTGATCACCGCGCCGGACGAGCATGATCCGGCAGTGATGGCCAAGCTCGACGCGGTCGCCGGGCGGCTGTTCGGGTAA
- a CDS encoding glutathione S-transferase family protein: MTDSRPDLVIYGSPVSPFVRKVAGVCIAKSVPYEIEAVNVFDPPAWFRDISPMKRIPVLRDRAVAEEGVAGTIADSSAICAFIEKKHPAPALYPDDPMALGEALFIEEYADTALAMAGGLGIFRPIFFAISKGEEPGLDKAREAWATQLPPIFDVLEARLGGRAFFAGDALSIADITVAAVIGQIALVAETPLDKWPGLARHFATMQGLPLIAEPFAAAEKVIRKALPTRFDLT; this comes from the coding sequence ATGACTGATTCCCGCCCCGATCTGGTGATCTACGGCAGCCCGGTATCGCCCTTCGTACGCAAGGTTGCAGGGGTGTGCATCGCCAAAAGTGTGCCTTACGAGATCGAGGCGGTGAACGTGTTCGATCCGCCTGCGTGGTTCCGCGACATCTCGCCGATGAAACGCATCCCGGTGCTGCGCGACCGCGCGGTGGCGGAAGAAGGTGTGGCCGGGACCATCGCCGACAGTTCCGCGATCTGCGCCTTCATCGAGAAAAAGCACCCCGCGCCGGCGCTGTACCCCGATGATCCGATGGCTCTGGGCGAGGCACTGTTCATCGAGGAATATGCCGATACCGCACTGGCGATGGCCGGGGGCCTCGGCATCTTTCGCCCGATCTTCTTCGCCATTTCTAAGGGGGAGGAACCCGGGCTGGACAAGGCGCGCGAGGCCTGGGCCACACAACTGCCGCCCATCTTCGACGTGCTGGAAGCGCGGCTTGGCGGGCGGGCGTTCTTTGCCGGCGATGCGCTCTCGATTGCCGATATCACGGTCGCAGCCGTGATCGGGCAGATCGCGCTGGTGGCGGAAACCCCGCTCGACAAATGGCCCGGCCTTGCGCGGCATTTTGCCACCATGCAGGGCCTGCCGCTGATCGCCGAACCTTTCGCGGCGGCGGAAAAGGTGATCCGCAAGGCCTTGCCGACCCGCTTCGACCTGACCTAA
- a CDS encoding aldehyde dehydrogenase family protein yields the protein MATQYKNLINGEMVATDRWLDVVNPANEQVIGQVPACGKAELDRAVAAARAAFKTWKNTPIEERRAAIMAISGAIKANAEELYRLLTSEQGKPHDQARGEIYGAAAMSAAQSTLSLDDEINEDSDTRLSRTRRVPVGVVGGIVPWNFPVMMAIQKIVPAMLSGCTIVLKPSPFTPLTTLRIAELIADKVPAGVVNIITGEDDLGPMITSHPDIDKITFTGSTATGKKIMEGASADLKRITLELGGNDASIVLPDADPKKVAEQLFWSSFSNAGQICVAAKRVYIHEDIYDELSAAIVEYAKTVKVGDGSEQGTGVGPIQNKKQYDRVLELIEDAKSNGYKFLLGGNVDPSGTGYFVPLTILDNPPEDARIVAEEQFGPVMPLMKFSSEEEVIQRANNSEYGLAGAVWTGNPEKGVEIAEQLETGTVWVNEYLHLSPFAPFGGHKQSGFGAEYGKEGLKEFTYAQVITVKKDNVPA from the coding sequence ATGGCTACCCAGTACAAGAACCTCATCAACGGCGAGATGGTCGCGACCGACCGCTGGCTCGACGTGGTGAACCCCGCCAACGAGCAGGTGATCGGCCAGGTCCCGGCCTGCGGCAAGGCCGAACTTGACCGCGCCGTCGCCGCCGCCCGCGCCGCGTTCAAGACCTGGAAGAACACCCCCATCGAAGAACGCCGCGCCGCGATCATGGCGATCTCCGGTGCGATCAAGGCCAATGCCGAGGAACTCTACCGCCTTCTGACCAGCGAACAGGGCAAGCCCCACGATCAGGCGCGCGGCGAAATCTATGGCGCTGCCGCCATGAGCGCGGCGCAGTCCACCCTTAGCCTTGATGACGAGATCAACGAGGACAGCGACACCCGCCTCAGCCGCACCCGCCGCGTGCCGGTGGGCGTGGTCGGCGGGATCGTGCCGTGGAACTTCCCCGTCATGATGGCGATCCAGAAGATCGTGCCTGCCATGCTTTCGGGCTGCACCATTGTCCTGAAGCCCTCGCCCTTTACCCCGCTGACCACGCTGCGCATCGCCGAGCTGATCGCGGACAAGGTGCCCGCGGGCGTGGTCAACATCATTACGGGTGAGGATGACCTCGGCCCGATGATCACCAGCCACCCGGATATCGACAAGATCACCTTCACCGGCTCGACCGCAACCGGCAAGAAGATCATGGAAGGCGCCTCGGCAGACCTCAAGCGCATCACGCTTGAACTGGGCGGCAACGACGCCTCGATCGTGCTCCCCGATGCCGATCCCAAGAAGGTTGCCGAACAGCTGTTCTGGTCGAGCTTCTCCAACGCAGGCCAGATCTGCGTCGCCGCCAAGCGCGTCTATATCCACGAGGATATCTATGACGAGCTTTCGGCGGCGATCGTCGAATACGCCAAGACCGTGAAGGTCGGCGACGGCAGCGAGCAGGGCACCGGCGTCGGCCCGATCCAGAACAAGAAGCAGTATGACCGCGTGCTCGAGCTGATCGAGGATGCCAAGTCCAACGGCTACAAGTTCCTGCTGGGCGGCAATGTCGATCCCTCCGGCACCGGGTATTTCGTGCCGCTGACCATCCTCGACAACCCGCCCGAAGACGCCCGCATCGTCGCCGAGGAGCAGTTCGGACCGGTCATGCCGCTGATGAAGTTCTCTTCGGAAGAGGAAGTCATCCAGCGCGCCAACAACTCGGAATATGGCCTTGCCGGCGCGGTGTGGACCGGCAACCCGGAAAAGGGCGTCGAAATCGCCGAGCAGCTCGAAACCGGCACGGTGTGGGTCAACGAATACCTCCACCTCTCGCCCTTCGCGCCGTTCGGCGGGCACAAGCAGTCGGGCTTCGGCGCCGAATATGGCAAGGAAGGCCTCAAGGAGTTCACCTATGCGCAGGTGATCACCGTCAAGAAGGACAACGTCCCCGCCTGA
- a CDS encoding phosphotransferase has protein sequence MAISVEELSAGLARVASRAGLGALSSQPQRLTGGAVMESWRFFAGGCDYVLRRAPSLAFMEGRPYGHAVEAALIEAARAKGVTAPEVVAVLEEGDGLGSGFIMRALPGTADPKVILGCDDPDGLLRAIARDLARIHRLRQADVPEGVPVMHYGAAIADLKAQFMEAGGDRPIIALGLKWLEDNCPAQVEPVLNHGDYRMGNLLVEGSNLTGVLDWEIAHFGDPHEDLAFGCMAVWRFHRYDRPALGLGSIADYIAAYEAEAGVKVDPARFRFWTIYRTVWWALGCLKMAAQWRSGADRMLERVVISRRTSEQELDLLLLLEEDAPMVERLRHVYPPTTLDHHYGEADVGELASAVLEWLATIKDKLSGHDRFQLAVARNALGMISRESEFLPLPTDTETAGACLSGVLSLYEIGFLQSLREGVLSKVMVDSPKYPALTVALKKWAPVQEDLD, from the coding sequence GTGGCGATTAGCGTTGAAGAACTGAGCGCCGGGCTGGCGCGGGTGGCATCCCGCGCCGGTCTCGGCGCTTTGTCGTCTCAGCCGCAGCGTCTCACAGGCGGAGCGGTGATGGAAAGCTGGCGGTTTTTCGCTGGCGGCTGCGATTACGTCCTGCGCCGCGCGCCAAGCCTCGCCTTCATGGAGGGGCGGCCCTATGGCCACGCGGTCGAGGCGGCGCTGATCGAGGCGGCCCGCGCCAAGGGCGTGACCGCGCCGGAGGTGGTGGCGGTGCTGGAAGAGGGCGACGGGCTGGGCTCAGGCTTCATCATGCGCGCGCTGCCGGGGACGGCTGATCCCAAGGTGATCCTCGGCTGCGACGATCCTGACGGGCTGCTGCGCGCAATTGCCCGCGATCTGGCGCGCATCCACCGCCTGCGGCAGGCGGACGTGCCCGAAGGCGTGCCGGTGATGCACTACGGCGCCGCTATCGCCGACCTCAAGGCGCAGTTCATGGAGGCAGGCGGGGATCGCCCGATCATCGCACTGGGGCTGAAGTGGCTGGAGGACAATTGCCCCGCGCAAGTCGAGCCCGTCCTCAACCACGGCGATTACCGGATGGGCAATCTGCTGGTCGAAGGTTCAAACCTCACCGGCGTGCTCGACTGGGAGATCGCCCATTTCGGCGACCCTCACGAAGACCTCGCCTTCGGCTGCATGGCGGTGTGGCGCTTCCATCGCTACGACCGCCCCGCGCTGGGGCTGGGGAGCATCGCGGACTACATCGCCGCCTATGAGGCCGAGGCGGGGGTGAAAGTCGACCCCGCCCGCTTCCGCTTCTGGACGATCTACCGCACCGTGTGGTGGGCGCTCGGGTGCCTCAAGATGGCCGCGCAATGGCGCTCCGGCGCGGACCGGATGCTCGAACGCGTGGTGATCTCGCGCCGGACGAGCGAGCAGGAACTCGATCTGCTGCTGCTGCTGGAGGAGGATGCGCCGATGGTTGAGCGGCTGCGTCATGTCTATCCGCCCACCACGCTCGATCACCACTATGGGGAGGCGGACGTGGGAGAATTGGCGTCTGCGGTCTTGGAGTGGTTGGCCACAATCAAGGATAAACTCAGCGGTCACGACCGCTTTCAATTGGCGGTGGCCCGGAATGCCTTGGGGATGATCTCAAGGGAGAGTGAGTTTCTTCCGCTTCCCACCGACACGGAAACGGCAGGAGCGTGCCTGTCAGGCGTCCTCTCGCTTTATGAGATTGGCTTCCTTCAATCTCTCAGGGAAGGTGTCTTGAGCAAAGTGATGGTCGACTCCCCGAAGTATCCTGCGCTTACCGTTGCGCTGAAGAAATGGGCACCAGTGCAAGAGGATCTTGATTGA
- a CDS encoding acyl-CoA dehydrogenase family protein — protein MDFAIPADLQAYLDELDAFIAAEIKPLEAQDDNIRFFDHRREHARTDWERGGLPRHEWEELLKEATRRADKAGHWRFSAPVRYGGKDGSNLWMAVIREHFARMGLGLHNDLQNEHSIVGNFPFVAMFDQWGTEEQKQEFILGGFERTRRVAFGLTEPHHGSDATHMETVAVRETRDGVDGWRIDGEKMWITGMHVATHCAMFARTSGKAGDASGITCFLVPNPTPGLEIEEWMWTFNMPTDHPRLSVTNVWVPDSAILGVEGRGLALAQSFVHQNRIRQAASSCGAALYCIDESVKYARERKPFGEELARNQAIQFPLVELATQAEMLRLLIFKTAWEMDNMPHEQIERTISDKVSMCNYWANRLVCEAADRAMQVHGGIGYSRHKPFEHIYRHHRRYRITEGSEEIQMRKVGAYLFGYLGPKRGQFS, from the coding sequence ATGGACTTCGCCATCCCCGCCGACCTGCAAGCCTATCTCGACGAACTCGACGCCTTCATCGCCGCCGAGATCAAGCCGCTCGAAGCGCAGGACGACAATATCCGCTTCTTCGACCACCGCCGCGAGCACGCGCGCACCGATTGGGAGCGCGGCGGGTTGCCCCGGCACGAGTGGGAGGAGCTGCTCAAGGAAGCCACCCGCCGCGCCGACAAGGCGGGCCATTGGCGCTTCTCCGCGCCGGTGCGCTACGGCGGCAAGGACGGCAGCAACCTGTGGATGGCGGTGATCCGCGAACATTTCGCGCGGATGGGCCTCGGCCTCCACAATGACTTGCAGAACGAGCACAGCATCGTCGGCAACTTCCCCTTCGTCGCCATGTTCGACCAGTGGGGCACGGAAGAACAGAAGCAGGAATTCATCCTCGGCGGGTTCGAGCGCACGCGGCGGGTCGCCTTTGGCCTCACCGAACCGCACCACGGCTCAGACGCCACGCACATGGAGACGGTCGCGGTGCGCGAGACCCGTGACGGCGTGGACGGCTGGCGGATCGATGGCGAGAAGATGTGGATCACCGGCATGCACGTCGCCACCCACTGCGCGATGTTCGCGCGCACCAGCGGCAAGGCGGGGGATGCGAGCGGGATCACCTGCTTCCTCGTCCCCAACCCCACCCCCGGCCTCGAAATCGAGGAGTGGATGTGGACCTTCAACATGCCCACCGATCACCCGCGCCTGTCGGTGACGAACGTCTGGGTGCCGGACAGCGCAATCCTCGGCGTGGAGGGCCGCGGCCTCGCGCTGGCGCAGAGCTTCGTCCACCAGAACCGCATCCGTCAGGCCGCCTCAAGCTGCGGCGCGGCGCTCTATTGCATCGATGAAAGCGTGAAATATGCCCGCGAGCGCAAGCCCTTCGGCGAGGAACTGGCGCGCAATCAGGCGATCCAGTTCCCCTTGGTAGAGTTGGCGACGCAGGCGGAAATGCTGCGGCTGCTGATCTTCAAGACTGCGTGGGAGATGGACAACATGCCCCATGAACAGATTGAACGTACCATCAGCGACAAGGTCTCGATGTGCAATTACTGGGCGAACCGGCTGGTCTGCGAGGCGGCGGACCGCGCGATGCAGGTCCACGGCGGCATCGGCTATTCGCGGCACAAGCCCTTCGAACACATCTACCGCCACCACCGCCGCTACCGGATCACCGAAGGCAGCGAGGAGATTCAGATGCGCAAGGTGGGGGCCTACCTGTTCGGGTATTTGGGGCCGAAGCGGGGCCAGTTTTCCTGA
- a CDS encoding bile acid:sodium symporter family protein, protein MLRMITNNFALLTVLGVGLAWVWPAGFTWMTDGRIAVAGQPLLSLALGTIMLAMGLTLSFDDYRALARMPRALLAGVGLQFAVMPLAGFAIAQVLGLEPGLAVGLILVACCPGGTASNVVAFIARGNVALSVAMTMASTLAAVALTPLLTGALAGAYVEIDRLNLLVQMVSIVLVPVVLGTLLNRLFPRAAERVNAVLPLVAIVLVILIVGGIVGGSKAQIMEHAGMLLLATFLLHASGFALGYVLARVLGLGEIEARTISIEVGMQNSGLGSGLAKTPAFAAQFAQVSQAALAPVPAAISAVWHVVIGSLLAGWWRRRG, encoded by the coding sequence ATGCTGCGCATGATCACCAACAACTTTGCGCTGCTTACCGTGCTGGGGGTCGGACTGGCGTGGGTGTGGCCGGCGGGTTTCACATGGATGACCGACGGGCGGATCGCGGTGGCGGGCCAGCCGCTGCTCAGCCTCGCGCTGGGTACGATCATGCTGGCGATGGGGCTGACGCTGAGCTTTGACGACTATCGCGCGCTGGCTCGGATGCCGCGCGCTTTGCTGGCAGGGGTGGGGCTGCAATTCGCAGTGATGCCGCTGGCGGGCTTCGCGATTGCGCAGGTGCTGGGGCTTGAGCCGGGGCTGGCGGTGGGGTTGATCCTGGTGGCCTGCTGCCCCGGCGGGACGGCGTCGAACGTGGTGGCCTTCATCGCGCGCGGGAATGTCGCGCTGTCGGTGGCGATGACCATGGCCTCGACGCTGGCCGCCGTGGCGCTGACCCCGCTGCTGACGGGCGCGCTGGCGGGGGCTTACGTCGAGATCGACCGGCTGAACCTGCTCGTTCAGATGGTCAGCATCGTGCTGGTGCCGGTGGTGCTGGGGACGCTGCTCAATCGCCTGTTTCCCCGCGCGGCGGAGCGGGTGAATGCGGTGCTGCCGCTGGTCGCCATCGTGCTCGTCATCCTGATCGTCGGCGGGATCGTCGGCGGGTCGAAGGCGCAAATCATGGAGCATGCAGGGATGCTGCTGCTGGCGACTTTCCTGCTCCACGCGAGCGGCTTTGCGCTGGGTTACGTTTTGGCGCGGGTGCTGGGCCTCGGCGAGATCGAGGCGCGGACGATCAGCATCGAGGTCGGGATGCAGAATTCCGGGCTAGGGTCGGGCTTGGCGAAAACCCCCGCCTTCGCTGCGCAATTCGCGCAGGTGAGCCAAGCCGCGCTCGCCCCGGTGCCAGCGGCGATTTCGGCGGTGTGGCACGTGGTGATCGGGAGCCTGCTCGCCGGGTGGTGGAGACGGCGGGGTTAG